One window from the genome of Pararhizobium gei encodes:
- a CDS encoding heme ABC transporter ATP-binding protein: MISVQNLSVRLSGKQVLHGIELEAPAGQMTAIVGPNGSGKTTSLKAIAGEIAYSGTISINGRDIATLKPWELAMKRAVLPQSTVISFPFTVREIIRMGLSVGTAVGPAEMDRIVREALEAVDLSGFAGRFYQELSGGEQQRVQLARALCQIWEPVVDGEPTFLLLDEPVSSLDIRHQLTIMRLAGNFCRRGGGVIAIMHDLNLTAMFADRMVMLRNGRVYADGAPGKVMTDAVMEAVFGCAMRVSALPSNGVPFVLPQSAG, encoded by the coding sequence GGCCGGGCAAATGACGGCAATCGTCGGCCCGAACGGCTCCGGCAAGACCACCAGCCTGAAGGCAATAGCAGGTGAAATCGCCTATAGCGGCACGATCAGCATCAACGGCCGCGACATCGCGACGTTGAAGCCGTGGGAACTGGCGATGAAGCGCGCGGTCCTGCCACAATCCACCGTCATTTCCTTCCCCTTCACGGTGCGCGAAATCATTCGCATGGGTCTTTCCGTTGGCACGGCGGTCGGCCCGGCGGAAATGGATCGGATCGTCAGGGAAGCGTTGGAGGCGGTCGACCTCTCCGGTTTCGCCGGCCGCTTCTACCAGGAGCTCTCCGGCGGCGAGCAGCAGCGTGTCCAGCTCGCCCGGGCGCTCTGCCAGATCTGGGAGCCCGTGGTGGACGGCGAACCGACCTTCCTGCTTCTCGACGAACCTGTATCGAGCCTCGATATCCGCCACCAGCTGACCATCATGCGCCTGGCTGGCAATTTCTGCCGCCGCGGTGGCGGGGTCATCGCCATCATGCATGATCTCAACCTCACCGCCATGTTTGCCGACCGGATGGTCATGCTTCGGAACGGACGTGTCTACGCGGACGGCGCACCGGGCAAGGTTATGACGGATGCGGTCATGGAGGCGGTATTCGGCTGCGCCATGCGGGTCAGCGCACTGCCATCCAACGGTGTGCCATTCGTCCTGCCCCAGTCCGCAGGCTGA
- a CDS encoding DUF883 family protein, with the protein MAAGLFSGSSAKKRFAETPIEDQVAELRHELASIGKMLSRRSAQASGEVKARAHDVRDQAEASLSDLLENSEQILSDLRDRFAVTERQVRTTVREHPVATLGAAAAFGLLIAVLISRR; encoded by the coding sequence ATGGCAGCAGGCCTTTTTTCCGGTTCAAGCGCAAAAAAACGTTTCGCCGAGACCCCTATCGAGGACCAGGTGGCGGAATTGCGCCATGAACTGGCATCCATCGGCAAAATGCTGTCCCGCCGGAGTGCTCAGGCATCCGGCGAAGTCAAAGCCCGCGCCCATGATGTTCGCGATCAGGCCGAGGCAAGTCTCAGTGACCTCTTGGAAAACAGTGAGCAGATCCTGTCGGACCTTCGCGACCGTTTCGCGGTGACAGAGCGCCAGGTTCGCACCACCGTGCGAGAACACCCCGTCGCAACCTTGGGCGCCGCCGCTGCCTTCGGACTTCTGATTGCAGTCCTCATCAGCCGCCGTTAA
- a CDS encoding sensor histidine kinase, translating into MTEVNIDLPTAEADVLRSAKRLSVLRSAVIDLPAPDLDLRDITEIAADLFDAPVGLLTLVDERDQWFKAATGTDQTRASSEASFCVHTISGGLQDAFIVNDATRDPRFSKQPQVSGAPFLRFYAGVPLVIEEQPIGTLCVFDVKPHDTVTDRQIVQLQRLSKLAAHMLKLKHEAHQRALKEAVLTREEQRHAMALDAANIGSWLWDVRSGNVSCNAAMLRMFGMQHSGVVQARDIFTAIHPDDRVATLSKLRSAMAQNDEYDGTFRVAPSGRWLLGRGRVHERDANGKPTLFLGINIDVTEQQVSTQRTRLLLRELNHRVKNTLAMLQSLARQTLRQTSDPQEFMTAFAGRLQSISEAHGLLSDHEWGEIHLSALLARQLMPHVRDYQKQIEIHKDEILLGPDQAVGLGLVLHELATNAAKYGSLSVYNGKIVLTARSVDEDGRKVLHMTWTEVGGPPVSEPTRRGFGTILIERSLDKVMGSSVKVEYLSAGLTALIRLPL; encoded by the coding sequence ATGACCGAAGTCAATATTGATCTGCCGACGGCGGAAGCAGATGTTTTACGGTCGGCGAAACGCCTTTCCGTATTGCGGTCGGCAGTTATCGATCTTCCCGCACCCGATCTGGATCTCCGCGATATTACAGAGATCGCCGCGGATCTTTTCGATGCGCCCGTTGGCCTGTTGACCCTTGTCGATGAACGCGACCAGTGGTTCAAGGCAGCAACAGGAACCGATCAGACACGCGCTTCATCGGAGGCGTCGTTCTGCGTCCACACGATTTCAGGCGGGTTGCAGGACGCATTCATCGTTAACGATGCGACCAGGGATCCACGCTTTTCCAAGCAGCCGCAGGTGTCTGGCGCACCCTTCTTGCGATTTTATGCCGGTGTGCCGCTCGTCATCGAGGAACAGCCCATCGGCACGCTGTGCGTTTTCGACGTGAAGCCGCATGACACGGTTACGGACCGGCAGATTGTCCAGTTGCAGCGGCTGTCGAAGCTTGCCGCACACATGCTTAAGTTGAAGCACGAGGCTCACCAACGGGCGTTGAAGGAAGCCGTACTGACCCGCGAGGAGCAGCGACATGCGATGGCGCTGGATGCGGCCAATATCGGCAGCTGGTTGTGGGATGTGCGCTCCGGCAATGTGTCATGCAATGCGGCGATGTTGCGGATGTTCGGCATGCAACATTCTGGTGTCGTTCAGGCCAGAGATATTTTTACCGCAATTCATCCTGATGATCGCGTGGCGACTTTGTCCAAGTTGCGGTCGGCGATGGCGCAGAACGACGAATATGACGGCACCTTCCGGGTCGCGCCAAGCGGTCGGTGGCTGCTTGGACGCGGCCGGGTCCATGAGCGTGATGCAAACGGCAAACCGACGCTCTTTCTCGGCATCAATATCGATGTCACCGAGCAGCAGGTTTCGACCCAGCGCACGCGCCTGCTGCTGCGTGAACTCAACCACCGGGTCAAAAACACATTGGCGATGCTGCAATCGCTGGCCCGCCAGACCCTTCGCCAGACGAGCGATCCACAGGAATTCATGACCGCGTTTGCCGGCCGGCTCCAGTCGATTTCCGAAGCGCACGGGCTGCTTTCCGACCACGAGTGGGGGGAAATTCATCTTTCGGCCCTGCTTGCCAGGCAGTTGATGCCGCATGTCCGCGACTATCAGAAGCAGATCGAAATACACAAGGACGAGATTCTGCTTGGTCCGGATCAGGCCGTTGGTCTCGGCCTGGTTCTCCATGAACTTGCGACCAATGCGGCCAAATATGGCTCGCTGTCCGTTTATAATGGCAAAATCGTTCTAACGGCGCGCAGCGTCGACGAGGATGGTCGGAAAGTGCTGCATATGACCTGGACGGAAGTAGGCGGACCACCTGTCAGCGAGCCTACCCGGCGTGGTTTCGGCACCATCCTCATCGAGCGCAGCCTGGACAAGGTCATGGGCAGTTCCGTGAAGGTGGAGTATCTTTCAGCCGGCCTTACAGCTTTGATACGGTTGCCTCTTTAG
- a CDS encoding RNA polymerase sigma factor — protein MTTPEPSFKREMLAALPSLRAFAMSLIGRHDRADDLVQDTIMKAWAKQDHFEMGTNMKAWLFTILRNELYSQMRKRGREVQDSDGFFTESLAQHPAQYGSLDLQDFKRALETLPPDQREAIILVGASGFSYEEAAEICGCALGTIKSRVNRARQRLQDILQVTGESEYGPDSTSAPITSRAFVS, from the coding sequence ATGACAACACCAGAACCCAGTTTCAAGCGCGAGATGCTTGCTGCCCTTCCGAGCCTTCGCGCTTTTGCCATGTCGCTGATCGGGCGGCATGATCGCGCCGACGATCTCGTACAGGATACCATCATGAAGGCCTGGGCCAAGCAGGACCATTTTGAGATGGGCACCAATATGAAGGCCTGGCTGTTCACCATCCTTCGCAACGAGCTTTACAGCCAGATGCGCAAGCGCGGGCGCGAAGTTCAGGACAGCGACGGCTTCTTTACGGAGAGCCTCGCCCAGCATCCGGCGCAATACGGTTCGCTGGATCTCCAGGATTTCAAGCGCGCGCTTGAGACGCTGCCGCCGGACCAGCGGGAAGCGATTATTCTTGTCGGTGCATCGGGTTTTTCCTACGAAGAAGCTGCGGAAATCTGCGGGTGCGCGCTCGGGACGATCAAAAGCCGCGTCAACCGTGCCCGCCAGCGTCTTCAGGACATTCTTCAGGTCACCGGCGAGAGCGAGTACGGGCCTGATTCTACCTCTGCACCGATAACGTCGCGCGCTTTTGTCTCGTGA